One segment of Drosophila mauritiana strain mau12 chromosome 3R, ASM438214v1, whole genome shotgun sequence DNA contains the following:
- the LOC117144116 gene encoding protein PDF: protein MARYTYLVALVLLAICCQWGTCGAMAMPDEERYVRKEYNRDLLDWFNNVGVGQFSPGQVATLCRYPLILENSLGPSVPIRKRNSELINSLLSLPKNMNDAGK from the coding sequence ATGGCTCGCTACACGTACCTCGTCGCCCTTGTGCTCCTGGCCATTTGCTGCCAGTGGGGAACCTGCGGCGCCATGGCCATGCCGGATGAGGAGCGCTATGTGCGCAAGGAGTACAATCGGGATCTCCTCGACTGGTTCAACAACGTGGGCGTGGGTCAGTTCAGTCCCGGCCAAGTGGCCACTCTCTGTCGTTATCCGCTGATCCTCGAGAACTCCTTGGGCCCATCCGTGCCCATCAGGAAGCGCAACTCGGAGCTCATCAACTCCTTGTTGAGTCTGCCCAAGAACATGAACGATGCGGGCAAGTAA